ATGTCACGGCGTTTGCGCACACCGGTGCTGGCCGTGGCAAGCTGAGAGCATGGATTTAGAGGTATCACCGGAGCTCACCATTCCCGCGCAGGAACTGGGCTGGCGATTCTCGCGATCCCGAGGCCCGGGCGGGCAGCACGTGAACACATCGGACAGCCGGGTGGAGTTGTCGTGGCACATTTCCGGCTCCCTCGCGCTCACCGATGAGCAGCGGATGCGCCTCCTCGAGCGCCTCGATCGGCGACTCGTTTCTGGAGTGGTCACCGTAGCCGCATCGGAGCAGCGGTCGCAGCTGCGCAACCGGGAGATCGCGCTGCGCAAGCTGGCCGAACTTCTCGCGGACGCGCTGGCGCCCGACGGACCGCGGCGTCGGGCAACCAAGCCCACGCGTGGTTCCGGGCGGCGGTGGCTGGCTGTCAAGGAGCAGCGCTCCGCTACGAAGCAGCAGCGCCGCCGCCCTGCCGACGATTAGCGAGTCCTGGGCCGGCGTGGTTGCCGCGGCGGACGCGCTGGTCGAGGAGCGCGCATGTACTTGGCGCGCGTCTCGAGACCCGGTGAGTCAGTCCCGAAGGCCAGCTCACGAGGTCTCGACTGCTCGCAAGCTCGCGCTCGACCAGCGAGAGGGGGGCGCGGAGCGCGGGCGGACGCGCTGGTCGAGGAGCGCGCATGTACTTGGCGCGCGTCTCGAGACCCGGGGAAGCGGCGCGGCACTCGTGTGCCCGTGCGGCACTCGTTTGGACGAGTGCCGCGCAGGCAGATGAGTGCCGCGACGCCGCGCTGCTGCTCAGAAGCCGAAATCGCCACCAAAGTCGCCGCCGAAGTCTCCGCCCGCGTCGCCGCCGGCATCCGCTTGGGGATCGCCCGCGTCAGCAGCGGATGC
This sequence is a window from Cryobacterium sp. CG_9.6. Protein-coding genes within it:
- the arfB gene encoding alternative ribosome rescue aminoacyl-tRNA hydrolase ArfB gives rise to the protein MDLEVSPELTIPAQELGWRFSRSRGPGGQHVNTSDSRVELSWHISGSLALTDEQRMRLLERLDRRLVSGVVTVAASEQRSQLRNREIALRKLAELLADALAPDGPRRRATKPTRGSGRRWLAVKEQRSATKQQRRRPADD